A single region of the bacterium BMS3Abin14 genome encodes:
- the lexA gene encoding lexA repressor, which produces MSPLTPKQKLILDFIRSHIRDKGYAPSQREIAETFGFRSLGTVQNYLVRLEREGFLTREWNARRGLRVSGTVARGYELPLAGTVAAGKPIEAIETSDTIEVPSSMAGTGENFVLRVKGSSMIEDGILDGDFVIVRKQRTADNGQTVVALMEGEATVKRFFSNADTIELRPANTGMEPIVVGKNEDLQIEGVVIGVIRHCG; this is translated from the coding sequence GTGAGCCCATTGACCCCCAAACAGAAGCTGATTCTGGATTTCATCCGCTCCCACATCAGGGATAAAGGCTACGCCCCTTCACAGAGGGAAATTGCCGAGACGTTCGGGTTCCGGTCCCTGGGGACCGTCCAGAACTATCTGGTGCGCCTGGAAAGGGAGGGGTTTCTTACCCGGGAATGGAACGCCCGGAGGGGCCTGAGGGTCTCCGGAACGGTGGCACGGGGATATGAGCTTCCTCTGGCCGGGACTGTGGCAGCGGGGAAACCCATCGAGGCGATCGAGACATCGGACACCATCGAGGTGCCCAGTTCCATGGCCGGGACCGGAGAGAACTTCGTTCTCCGCGTCAAGGGTAGCTCCATGATCGAGGACGGCATCCTGGACGGGGATTTCGTTATCGTAAGAAAGCAGAGAACCGCCGACAACGGCCAGACAGTGGTGGCACTCATGGAAGGCGAGGCCACCGTCAAGCGCTTTTTCAGCAACGCGGATACAATCGAGCTGCGTCCCGCCAATACAGGGATGGAGCCCATTGTGGTCGGGAAAAACGAGGACCTTCAAATAGAAGGGGTTGTGATCGGGGTTATCCGGCATTGCGGGTGA